A window of the Bacillus andreraoultii genome harbors these coding sequences:
- a CDS encoding tripartite tricarboxylate transporter permease yields MEAISFLLSGLGSVLTPMNLAIVMLGSLLGTLVGVLPGLGPTSAIAILLPLTTVLDPVQGIIMMAGIYYGAIYGGSTTAILMNIPGESSSVPATLDGYPLAKQGRGGAALGIAAIGSFFAGILGLVGLVLFAPILADQALKFGPPEYFVLMFMALLILFNISGYSFIKSIIMGALGLLLSFVGIGMSTGVPRFDFGIPTLTGGLEMVSIIIGLFAITEVLKGIEESRVKIKQQKIKNVFPSKQDLKESRMPILRGSLLGFFLGILPGFSATITSFLSYDLEKKFSKRPYKFGHGAIEGVAGPESANNATSSGGFIPLLSLGIPSSPPLAVLLAAFMIYGLTPGPVLFEQNSEFVWTVIASMFVGNVILLILNLPLVGLWAKLTDVPFGVLAPIILMISLLGAYSVRNSLFDCFVAIIFGVLGYLFHKFNWPVIPLILCLVLGQKMEISFIQSLEMSSNNLLIFVNRPISLTLFICSIIILIISILFTKRTKRRIIQETGETQDLS; encoded by the coding sequence TTGGAAGCTATTTCATTTCTGTTAAGTGGGTTAGGAAGTGTGTTAACTCCAATGAATTTAGCTATTGTCATGCTCGGTTCGTTGCTCGGAACATTGGTAGGTGTCTTGCCGGGACTTGGACCTACGTCAGCAATAGCGATTCTTTTACCATTAACGACCGTTCTAGATCCTGTGCAAGGAATTATTATGATGGCAGGAATTTATTATGGGGCAATATATGGCGGGTCAACGACGGCAATACTTATGAATATCCCTGGTGAATCCTCATCCGTTCCAGCGACTTTAGATGGATATCCACTGGCAAAACAAGGGCGAGGAGGAGCCGCACTTGGAATTGCAGCAATTGGTTCATTTTTTGCCGGAATACTTGGGCTAGTGGGTCTCGTCTTATTTGCACCAATTTTAGCTGACCAAGCATTGAAATTTGGCCCACCTGAATATTTTGTATTAATGTTTATGGCCCTTCTGATATTGTTCAATATATCCGGCTATTCGTTTATTAAGTCAATTATTATGGGGGCACTTGGGTTATTGCTATCTTTTGTTGGAATTGGCATGTCGACAGGGGTACCCCGGTTTGACTTTGGCATCCCTACGCTTACGGGCGGATTAGAGATGGTCAGTATCATTATCGGTTTGTTTGCAATTACAGAAGTATTAAAAGGTATTGAAGAAAGTCGAGTAAAAATTAAACAGCAAAAAATTAAAAATGTTTTTCCATCTAAGCAAGATCTAAAAGAAAGTCGTATGCCGATTTTACGTGGAAGTCTACTCGGTTTTTTTCTCGGAATACTGCCAGGCTTCTCTGCAACAATTACTTCCTTTCTGTCGTACGATTTAGAAAAAAAGTTCTCGAAACGGCCATATAAATTTGGTCACGGTGCCATTGAAGGGGTTGCCGGACCAGAATCGGCTAACAACGCAACGAGTTCTGGTGGGTTTATTCCGCTTCTTTCATTAGGGATTCCTTCATCACCACCATTAGCGGTGTTGCTTGCGGCATTTATGATTTATGGATTGACACCAGGACCAGTTTTGTTCGAACAAAATAGTGAATTCGTTTGGACAGTTATTGCAAGTATGTTTGTCGGAAATGTCATCCTTCTCATATTAAATTTACCGCTCGTTGGTCTTTGGGCGAAACTAACAGATGTACCGTTTGGGGTTCTCGCACCAATTATTTTAATGATTAGTTTACTCGGTGCGTATTCTGTACGAAACAGTTTATTTGACTGTTTTGTTGCGATTATCTTTGGTGTTCTGGGGTATTTATTCCACAAGTTTAACTGGCCAGTAATCCCTCTTATTTTATGTCTAGTTTTAGGACAGAAAATGGAAATTTCGTTTATCCAATCACTAGAAATGTCGTCTAATAATCTACTAATCTTTGTCAACCGACCAATTTCACTTACCCTTTTTATTTGTTCTATTATCATTCTGATCATATCCATCTTATTTACAAAACGAACGAAGCGAAGAATCATTCAAGAAACGGGTGAAACACAAGATCTTTCTTAA
- a CDS encoding tripartite tricarboxylate transporter substrate binding protein — protein MKKIQVFFASLLMVFTFLAGCATNDTSKKTESTSKAKQAHTNYPSRQIELVVPFAAGGGVDLAARAVADYVSKEWGQPVVVVNRTGGGGIVGAQSALIEAKPDGYTVLMNNNSSTTMYEAGTTKPILTSSNHQLAARVATSPLVYAVSADAPWKDLKDFTEWVKEHPEELTWASVGPAGFSSFGVAEWLTSVGVDFSKTKMVSSEGASDSATKVAGGHVILAVHNAGEVYSLVEAGKLKVLAVQGSERSPLYPNVPTTEELGFSDLTVSWWTGISLPKDTPDEIVKKWDEAIAKMQEDKEFQAQLEKIFLQPGYLNGEDLTKIVKEEIDWYTELAEKTGIRK, from the coding sequence ATGAAAAAAATCCAAGTATTCTTTGCAAGTTTATTAATGGTATTTACGTTTTTGGCTGGTTGTGCAACAAATGACACAAGTAAGAAAACAGAATCAACATCAAAAGCGAAACAGGCCCATACAAATTATCCTTCCCGACAAATCGAACTTGTTGTTCCATTTGCAGCAGGTGGTGGGGTTGATCTTGCTGCTCGAGCTGTCGCAGATTATGTAAGTAAGGAGTGGGGACAGCCGGTTGTCGTTGTTAACAGGACGGGAGGTGGTGGGATTGTCGGTGCTCAATCTGCGTTAATTGAAGCAAAACCTGATGGCTATACCGTTTTGATGAATAATAATTCTTCGACAACGATGTATGAAGCCGGGACAACAAAGCCGATTCTCACCTCTTCGAATCATCAACTCGCAGCACGTGTTGCCACATCTCCACTCGTCTATGCAGTCAGTGCAGATGCTCCTTGGAAAGATTTGAAAGATTTTACCGAATGGGTGAAAGAACATCCGGAAGAACTAACTTGGGCTAGTGTCGGTCCCGCTGGATTTTCAAGTTTTGGTGTTGCAGAATGGTTAACGTCTGTCGGGGTTGATTTTTCAAAAACAAAAATGGTTTCTAGTGAAGGAGCAAGTGACTCAGCAACAAAAGTAGCTGGTGGGCATGTAATCTTAGCCGTCCATAATGCAGGAGAGGTATATTCGTTAGTTGAAGCAGGAAAATTAAAAGTATTGGCAGTACAGGGATCTGAGAGGAGCCCACTGTATCCAAATGTGCCAACAACAGAAGAGTTAGGATTTTCAGATTTGACTGTAAGCTGGTGGACTGGAATTTCATTACCGAAAGATACTCCAGATGAGATTGTGAAAAAATGGGATGAAGCGATTGCGAAAATGCAAGAAGACAAAGAGTTTCAAGCGCAACTCGAGAAAATTTTCTTACAACCAGGTTACTTGAATGGGGAAGATCTTACGAAAATAGTCAAAGAAGAAATCGACTGGTATACCGAATTAGCTGAAAAAACAGGAATACGGAAGTAA